The following proteins are encoded in a genomic region of Struthio camelus isolate bStrCam1 chromosome 3, bStrCam1.hap1, whole genome shotgun sequence:
- the SLC22A7 gene encoding solute carrier family 22 member 7: MKFEDLLLETGGFGRFQILILFLLCFPRINLPMHFLLHNFLAATPSHHCAIPHQEAFVNLTTEELLLISIPREPDGTFRSCEMFSQPQFYLLLLNSSLQPENDSLIEDCKHGWVYDHSQFTSTTATQWDLVCEQRGLNQATATFFFIGVTVGAVIFGYLSDRYGRKAMLLVSLVCSGMFGMLSAASTSYSMLAITRTLTGVALSGISLIILPLGMEWVDVQHRTLSGILTSIFWSIGNMLLAMLAYLVRDWRWLLVAVTGPCFPSIICLWWVPESARWLIANGKVKQAHRHLLRCARMNGRKDFAVSPEALRKMTTEKKSGENYSYISLFRTPVLQKISLCSGAVWFGVAFSYYGMSLNLTGFGLNMYLSQFVFGIIEIPAKLIMYVLVNRVGRRQSQAWTLILAGLCIGANVIIPKSFTSMRSVVAIMGKGFSESAFTTVFLYTSELYPTILRQNGMGYTSFVARIGGALAPLVFLLDDVWRSLPEVTYCGVAVCCGSVAFLLPETLNVHLPEGIEDVEKTQVRGPLQIGAPEGVPLQSRLK; this comes from the exons atgaaatttgAAGATCTCTTGCTGGAAACCGGTGGCTTTGGCAGATTCCAGATCttgattttgtttctcctctgctTCCCAAGAATCAACCTTCCCATGCATTTCCTGCTGCACAACTTTCTTGCTGCTACCCCCTCTCATCACTGTGCAATTCCACACCAGGAGGCATTTGTGAACCTCACCACAGAGGAGCTTCTACTCATCAGCATCCCCCGGGAGCCTGATGGCACCTTCAGGTCCTGTGAGATGTTCTCGCAGCCTCAGTTTTACCTGCTACTGCTCAATTCCTCTCTGCAACCAGAAAATGACTCTCTCATTGAGGACTGCAAGCATGGATGGGTCTATGACCACTCGCAGTTTACCTCCACCACAGCCACCCAG TGGGACCTGGTGTGTGAGCAGCGTGGACTGAATCAAGCAACTGCAACCTTCTTCTTCATTGGTGTTACAGTGGGGGCTGTGATCTTCGGATACCTTTCAGACAG GTACGGCCGGAAAGCTATGCTCCTGGTGTCGCTGGTGTGCTCGGGCATGTTTGGGATGCTAAGTGCCGCCTCCACCTCCTATAGCATGCTGGCTATCACACGGACCCTCACTGGTGTGGCCCTGAGCGGCATCTCCCTTATCATATTGCCTTTGG GGATGGAGTGGGTGGACGTGCAGCATCGCACCCTCTCTGGGATCCTGACTAGCATCTTCTGGAGCATCGGGAACATGCTGCTGGCCATGTTAGCATACTTGGTGCGGGACTGGCGCTGGCTACTAGTTGCTGTAACTGGACCTTGTTTCCCGAGCATCATCTGCCTGTG GTGGGTCCCAGAGTCTGCCCGGTGGCTCATAGCCAATGGCAAAGTGAAACAAGCTCACAGGCATCTGCTTAGGTGCGCAAGAATGAACGGAAGGAAAGACTTTGCTGTCTCACCAGAG GCCCTCAGAAAGATGACAACAGAGAAAAAGTCAGGAGAGAATTACTCCTACATCAGCCTGTTCAGGACACCAGTCCTACAGAAGATCTCTCTCTGTTCTGGCGCTGTGTG GTTTGGTGTTGCCTTCTCTTATTATGGCATGAGCCTGAACCTAACTGGTTTTGGGCTCAATATGTATCTCTCCCAATTTGTTTTTGGCATCATTGAGATTCCAGCTAAGCTGATCATGTACGTGCTAGTGAATCGAGTTGGACGACGGCAGAGTCAGGCATGGACACTCATACTGGCCGGATTGTGCATAGGAGCCAACGTCATCATTCCCAAGT cTTTCACCTCCATGCGCTCTGTAGTAGCCATTATGGGCAAAGGTTTCTCAGAATCTGCATTCACTACTGTCTTCTTGTACACCTCTGAGCTCTACCCCACCATACTGAG gcagaatggGATGGGATACACCTCCTTCGTAGCACGCATCGGAGGAGCTCTGGCCCCACTCGTGTTTTTGCTGGACGACGTGTGGCGGTCTCTGCCTGAGGTGACATACTGTGGTGTCGCGGTGTGCTGTGGCTCCGTGGCCTTCCTGCTCCCAGAGACACTGAACGTGCACCTGCCTGAGGGCATCGAGGACGTCGAGAAGACACA AGTGAGAGGGCCACTACAAATCGGTGCTCCTGAGGGTGTGCCATTACAGTCTCGTCTGAAGTGA